One genomic region from Terriglobales bacterium encodes:
- a CDS encoding response regulator transcription factor, with translation MQTIYVVEDDPDIARLVRHHLEEAGYSVRPFPNSSNVVQSAQKERPALFVLDIMMPGAGGSGLDLCKKIRQSASLSTVPIIFLTAKTSEADRVVGLELGADDYVTKPFSPRELVARVKAVLRRVEHAPEPRVFRSHDLELDTGAMTLRVRGKPVPLTATEFRLLEHFTANPGRVYTREQLLDAVWRDTSFVTPRSVDVYVRRLREKIEKDPEDPRLLTTMRGAGYRFESAQ, from the coding sequence ATGCAGACCATCTACGTGGTCGAAGACGATCCCGACATCGCGCGGCTGGTGCGCCATCACCTGGAAGAGGCCGGCTACAGCGTGCGGCCTTTCCCGAACAGCAGCAACGTGGTCCAGTCGGCGCAGAAGGAGCGCCCGGCGCTCTTCGTGCTCGACATCATGATGCCCGGCGCGGGCGGCTCGGGCCTCGACCTGTGCAAGAAGATCCGGCAGAGCGCTTCCCTCTCGACCGTCCCCATCATCTTCCTCACCGCGAAGACAAGCGAGGCGGACCGCGTTGTCGGCCTGGAGCTCGGCGCCGACGACTACGTCACCAAGCCCTTCAGCCCGCGCGAACTGGTGGCGCGCGTCAAGGCGGTGCTGCGCCGGGTGGAGCACGCCCCTGAGCCGCGCGTCTTCCGCTCGCACGACCTCGAGCTCGACACCGGCGCCATGACGCTGCGGGTCCGCGGCAAGCCGGTGCCGCTGACGGCGACCGAGTTCCGCCTGCTCGAGCACTTCACCGCCAACCCCGGGCGCGTCTACACCCGCGAGCAGCTGCTCGACGCCGTCTGGCGCGACACCAGCTTCGTCACCCCGCGCTCAGTCGACGTCTACGTCCGCCGCCTGCGCGAGAAGATCGAGAAGGACCCCGAAGACCCGCGCCTTCTCACGACCATGCGCGGCGCCGGCTACCGCTTCGAGAGCGCCCAGTAG
- a CDS encoding alanine-zipper protein, whose protein sequence is MAKNPRRDGRNVVRLSSVELHQDGDAVHRRAQQLHDDVETVELKIHDASRRAEQAHRTAIELRKRATETRKRAEAVLRKRRS, encoded by the coding sequence ATGGCCAAGAATCCGCGCCGCGATGGGCGCAATGTGGTACGGTTGTCGTCCGTTGAGCTTCACCAGGACGGAGACGCTGTCCACCGCAGGGCCCAGCAGCTGCACGACGACGTCGAGACCGTCGAGCTGAAGATCCACGACGCCAGCCGCCGGGCGGAACAAGCGCACCGCACCGCCATCGAGCTGCGCAAACGCGCCACCGAGACCCGCAAGCGCGCGGAAGCAGTACTCAGGAAGAGGCGCTCTTGA